ttttatagcGTTATGTTCAAAAAATAGTTGGTAAAATTATGTGATATTTGTAAAATCATGGGTTTTTGTATGTTCAAATAATGATTTCTTCCAAAATATTCTAAGTACATAagcatattgtacataataatatttgaaataaatcgtTCTATCAGGAAAAAATAACATCatgaaattggaaaaaatatttaagtttttatagcGTTATGTTCAAAAAATAGTTGGTAAAATTATGTGATATTTGTAAAATCATGGGTTTTTGTATGTTCAAATAATGATTTCTTCCAAAATATTCTAAGTACATAAgcacattgtacataataatattggacaTAAATCGTTCTATCTGGAAAAAATAACATCACAGACTTGgggaaaatatttaagtttttatatagcgttatgttcaaaaaatggttggtaaaataatgatatatttctaaaatctaCTGTTTTTGTATGTTCAAAAAATGATTTCTTCCAAAATATTCTAAGTACATAAGCACATTgcgcataatacatttttgtaataactcgttttatttggaaaaaataacaTCATAGATTTGgggaaaatatttaagtttttatagccttatgttcaaaaaatggttggtaaaattatgatatatttctaaaatctaCTGTTTTTGTATGTTCAAAAAATGATTTCTTCCAAAATATTCTAAGTACATAAgcacattgtacataataatattggacaTAAATCGTTCTATCTGGAAAAAATAACATCACAGACTTGgggaaaatatttaagtttttatatagtgttatgttcaaaaaatagttggtaaaattatgatatatttctaaaatctaCTGTTTTTGTATGTTCAAAAAATGATTTCTTCCAAAATATTCTAAGTACATGAGCACATTGCACATAATAACTTTCGTTATAAAACGTTCAATCAGGAAAAAATACCATCATAGACTtgggaaaaatatttaagtttttagagCGTTATGTTCAATAAATAGTTGGTAAAATTATGTGATATTTGTAAAATCAACGGTTTTTTCATGTTCAAATAATGATTACTTCCAAAATATAAAGTACATAAGCACATTGCACATAATAATTTTCGTTATAAAACTTAACTTGGGTAAAGGCACCAGGTCAGGTACTGTCGGTAGTGGCCGGTGCTTTTTGCTAACTTTTAAACGGGAGTTTGATTTTAAGCAACTCATAAAGCTTCCCATTGTGACTACTGACTAGGCGCAGCGTTACAGTAAGCTATCTCTtatggcaataaataataataggaataaCATAATTACAATATCACCGAAAATAGGAAATCCCAACGACAAttctatttttagaaaaatatcgaTATTGATAATCATATCTTCAaagagaatataataaaattgttaccaCTAACATAACCACGGTATCATGTAAGTAATCATAGTAGTAATCATAAAGTAATCATATCAATAAACAGTATGATAAACATGGTTCATTTATCTTATGTTTAATTACCTTAGTTTCTATACCTTATGTTCAATTACCATTAAGTAGGATGCCACACGCAGCTAACCTTACTACACTTTTCATTTCATTTACACTATATTCTTAAACGCACACAATTGTAGCGGTTCTACGTTAgatgaaaattgttttaaaagtgtttttacTTGTCATGTCTTTACATTTTAGACGACTCGTTAGTATGATTATAGTTGAATACATTCCacagttaaacaaaaaaataaaaataaaagaaattgaCTTATTTGAGTTTGAAAACTTTTTAACATCGTGTTTAAAACCACGTGCAACGATAGCAAATTTAGTAAGAGatctacttattatattatgtggtcgATGTGATGTGGATACGAAGAAAAAAACCATTAAGTTCAGTAAGTAACCTCTATAAATGGAATTTTTAACTCGATCCCCTGAATTTCGAATTATCGAGTGAACTGTATTAATGTACAGCTAAAGTTgactctattatttttttcagaccAATTTTAAACAATCAGACAATGATTTAAGAGATCGCCCATTAGTAGGCGAACATCCATATCcgaattataaaatacgtaCAGACACGTGGTCTATACTAGGTTCAGACCTATTCCTACCCCATCAACTATAAGcgaaatgaaaataattcttGATAAATATGGTGATCCAGTAAATCCCATAGACCGCAAGTGGACGTACTTAAAACCAAATTGTAAAGGGTTGCCTTCAATATCCATGATGACAGTTACTGAACAATACAAACTTAGAACTGTGACAAAAACCAAAGATATGATTCAAAGAATTTCCATAGTGAATAGATATAAACCTGGACCTTTTGAAACTCTAAAAGAAAACTCCGAACCCGACGAACCAACCGTCAATCATTGCAATctaagtatactgtatattagtaatttaacagctcaggttttttttttaaataaaatgttaataaaaatcaatcttaATACTTAAACATAATGTTTTACAGAAACCCGCAGTTGCTGAACCGAAAGAAACGCCGCCTATACAAGTAGCAGAAAAGAGTACAGACGTTGAATACTGTGAtgtaagtatactgtatattagtaatttaatttagttggGTACGTAGAAGACATTTATCAAGAAACTCTGTTGAAAATTAGGAACtatgttgacaaaaaaaaaatttgggtaTCTGTTGATGAGACTATGGATGTCACCGGGCGTTTTGTGGAAAATGTTGTAATAGGAAAAACACTATATAGTGTAAACACTGGAAATTGATAGAGCCggggaaatttttttattacattccGAAGAATTAGAGAAAACTAATTTATTCAactatatttaagttatttgaGCTATGGGAATATTATGGCCCGATGGAGTTcagcatgataatattttattgtttctaaGTGATGCTGCCCCGTATATGGTGAAGGTgggtaaatgtataaatacccTTTACTCTAAATGCATACATTTAACTTGCCTCGCTCATGCATTTCATAGAATTGCCGAAAAAATTCGTGGCGAATTTTCAGATGTTGATAAAGTAGTAGCCTCAGTTAAAAAAGTGTTTCGAAAATCACCTGTacgtattaaaacatttttaaatataacaaacaatGAGATTCCGTTGCCACCAGAACCCATATTAACAAGATGGGGGACTTGGATAAATGCCACCttgtattattgtgaacatttttcaaaaattcattcAGTTATACAAACATTTGACGATCATTAATTCCAGCTTCAAAAGGTACACGATTCAGAAGGTTATTCAACGTTTTGTTTGACGGCAATGAAAATATAGTTGAGAGAAAACGGTATCCTTTtggagaatttttaaatatagataaagataataatttgtcTTGTAACGAATACCTGCGACCCTTGGGTTTGGTTGTTTGACATTTAATTTGTGATTTGAAAAATTCTAGTGTTGTTAAGTTTAATTTGTTCATCAGTTTATCAGTACAAGGAGATTTTGCAAATTTTTCAATCAGCTTTActctagttttaaaattatttttgttctgtCGTAAAcgttcactttttttttttaagtttcataGCTTCGTGAAACAACTTTTTACAGTTGGGTGTTAAATGACGCTGGCttggtacattaatattttttagcaatTCATTTTTCTTTCTACCCTTGTATTTTGTACTAAATTCTTTGGTCTTGTCTATCGGTAGTAATATATGATCTATAAATAGAACAAAACTAaagtatttagaaaaataaaaatgtattataaattataatgatttaaatattaccgtgtacattatttaataaaggaGAATTCTCTGTATCATCAAGCATACCAATGAACTAAAGATTTATccattttgaaaagtttttctTTGTTAAAACACTCCAGCCAAATCTTGTAGTCGCTGTCAGTGTTTggaaatacatgtttttttctCTACTAGTACAACCAAGAACACTGCATTTAGTTGAGGGCATTTTACTATttaacacataaaaaataaaacacacatttgatttaaaaacatttcactacttcagtaatCAGTAATAAACGGCCCGTTATCAGTACTTTTCCATGGGTTGCAGCGCTATTGAAGACAGTGGtacgattttgtattaatttttatagaaccATACAAACACGTATGAAATTCATATCCCAATCCCCTGGTCGCGTCGTCGTGACTCGTAATTCGATAACAGACGATAGCGCTCGGTGGTTTACGATGGCGTACGACCAGTCGACTTGGTGGGAGAAATTAGACTTCGAAACCGCAGAGCGACATCATTTGGATGCGCGGGCAACTTGCGCTCTCTCGGCGCGCGGAGTATAGTTCATCTAACTCATCGAAACGTCAAATGAACGAAATTCAAAATGAACTAGAGGTGTACCGTTCATGAACGATTACTCACTAAACGAACGACAATGCGATATGAACACCACTAGTTCATATAATTATCTAACTCATCGAAAACGTACGTTtcgccagccccccccccccccccaaggaaaatctataaacaaactatacagatatttagcacgtaattcgcacgaattcgcacgcctattttgaaaattcgcacGACATTCTTTCCcctagaaaatcaaaaaattcatGGGGGNNNNNNNNNNNNNNNNNNNNNNNNNNNNNNNNNNNNNNNNNNNNNNNNNNNNNNNNNNNNNNNNNNNNNNNNNNNNNNNNNNNNNNNNNNNNNNNNNNNNNNNNNNNNNNNNNNNNNNNNNNNNNNNNNNNNNNNNNNNNNNNNNNNNNNNNNNNNNNNNNNNNNNNNNNNNNNNNNNNNNNNNNNNNNNNNNNNNNNNNNNNNNNNNNNNNNNNNNNNNNNNNNNNNNNNNNNNNNNNNNNNNNNNNNNNNNNNNNNNNNNNNNNNNNNNNNNNNNNNNNNNNNNNNNNNNNNNNNNNNNNNNNNNNNNNNNNNNNNNNNNNNNNNNNNNNNNNNNNNNNNNNNNNNNNNNNNNNNNNNNNNNNNNNNNNNNNNNNNNNNNNNNNNNNNNNNNNNNNNNNNNNNNNNNNNNNNNNNNNNNNNNNNNNNNNNNNNNNNNNNNNNNNNNNNNNNNNNNNNNNNNNNNNNNNNNNNNNNNNNNNNNNNNNNNNNNNNNNNNNNNNNNNNNNNNNNNNNNNNNNNNNNNNNNNNNNNNNNNNNNNNNNNNNNNNNNNNNNNNNNNNNNNNNNNattaaatatagttttttatttatttacatttttaattaatacagatttttttatttactttagattttttcaataatttttcgaaagtttgtgtaataataaatttaaatataataacaaatttatatttgataaaaaatctgtatttaattaaaatatctaaagaaaatagaacatatataaatagtaataaagatatattcttaataaaaaaaacctttatataataaaaatctgtttagtaaaaaaattatatttctaaaaaaatctaaatagaaatttaaaaattctatatttaatcagattttttattaagactttttttatttctatttagatttgttttattcaatcaaggttttttttatggaatatgtttttttttattaaatatactgggtgattctttcaTCAAATAACACTccttatttcaaaaagtgtaacattttttgaaaatatttttttacatagtttcaagtcgctcataaaacaacatatttcttaaaaaattatattttttatacttgtaattttttaagtaatttacttttttgaacgacaacatagggttttaattttatattccaaaacagaatatttttcttagtattttgatacacatAAATCGAATTTTGGGCAAGTAGCTtacgagttataaatattcaaagtttagattaGTGGAGAAGTGGACTAACATTTCgaggggtaaccccgtaccactccactccgttCAACAACATCTTAATTTTACAAActatgaaaaaatatcaattgaagaaaaaatttatatttgataaaaagatccttgattgaatataacaaatcgaagaagatattaaaaaaaaaattattgaaaatctaaattaaataaaaaaaaatctgtattaattaaaaaatatatataaaataaaaaaattatataataaaaaatattccatcAAGATTTGTTTAATTCTTTTAATTCAATCAAGATTGAATTAACTCTTCTTAAAGTCCGAACTGAAGGTAGACTTAGTGtactttttaataatctatacaCAGATGGGCCCAAGAAGTAAATTGTTAATGCTAATTGTTTCATATCATTTGTGTACCTGTATCCATGAGGGTTTCTTGTCTTGCATACCATATGTGATTTGACAATGGTTAGTACACTGGGTGACAAATGTTGTTCACATAGGGAGAGAAAGTTGTCAACAGTATTGAATTCAGCCAACTGATTGCTCAAGGCCAAAATGGTTTTTTCAGCTTTCAGGCGAGCTTCTTTCTCGATCTTCAATTGGTGCCTTAACAAAACTTTTCTGGGTGTTTTTTCAGACCAAGCTTTCAGAGTTTGACAACCTTTTGAAGAACCTAAATGATATTTATAAGCTTTTAGTAAGCAcgcagtaaattataaatatacagttgagtaaaattatttaattatagccTACTAGGACTTATGAAATCTAAAGGAGAATCTAAACATCTAGATTTTTCACTAGTAAATGATGAAGATGTCCCAGAAGAAATACTGTAATCGATGCTATCGTGNNNNNNNNNNNNNNNNNNNNNNNNNNNNNNNNNNNNNNNNNNNNNNNNNNCCACAGATTTTATCTTTAATACACCattaagggccagttgtaccgtctatACGGTTAAACTTTGAATAAGCTTACTCAGCtgataacatatatttaatcgGCCAAATTCTGCCGAtttggttaactttaatcaaagatggtacaactggcctTAAAAAGTGCTTCTAAAACTTGATAAATTACTTGAttagctaaaaatttaaaatgtttcgtttttaagttaaaatcgtttaaattatttgtggtaaataaaatattggtctaGTATATTGCAAAAGGTTTTGTAAATGTTGGTCCTCACAATACTGTGTGAGTGTGCTtaatttttcctaaaaaaatactaattctgGTAATCTCCCCGAGATGGGCGTATTGTTTTAACTTTCCCCGGGTGTTAAAAAGATAANNNNNNNNNNNNNNNNNNNNNNNNNNNNNNNNNNNNNNNNNNNNNNNNNNNNNNNNNNNNNNNNNNNNNNNNNNNNNNNNNNNNNNNNNNNNNNNNNNNNGatcaaagtatttattttacagtgaTTCGTGCAAATGTGCTATTTCAGTTATTGACTTGGAAggagttttatatatttaaatgaaatagacTCTTGGGCAGggcttgaatttgaaaaaaaattccgtttaacgttatatgcaattaaaacgttacagaatttttgcgtttatcgttatttagatttaaaacgttatacatgtTTTGAGTTAATCGTTATACAGAANNNNNNNNNNNNNNNNNNNNNNNNNNNNNNNNNNNNNNNNNNNNNNNNNNtatcaaacattatattatgtttttaaatttactactttataagaaaaaaagttggTATAATACTGCAGTGCTAACCTCAAAATAACAacttgttatgtaattttagcaacatttcaatatttggaGATACCCTTTTGAGGTTTAAGGCGGCAGAATATGTAGCTTACCTTTATATAGTTTCGAAGACAATATATTAAAGCTTCACAAGTTTCAATCACAATTTTTCCAATGGATTGAGGAGATATCGCACTGATAAATTTCAGGTCCTCGAATGTGTTTCCGGTAGCCAAATAACGTAGTGTAACAGACAGTCTTTGACTTGTTGGTATAGCTTCTCGCATTgacgtattttgttttttaataaatggattcaccaaatttaaaatttcatcgAAACATCCATcatccatttttaaaaaatttttgaaatcatttttttcaaaattacgcAACTCTGTTAATAGCTTCTCGTGAGTATATTGTTGTCTATTTTTCAACCACTCTTTTGTCCAGGTTCTTCGttgtttttttaccttttttggttttttttttcatcaagtGACAAGGCAAGAGCAATAGCAATTATCGCATTCTCTTCGCTAGACATTTTGACCGAAACTGAACAATATATTCAATTGAAATATTGAGCAATAATATTGATCGTGTGAATGCAAAAgaaattgaaacatttattgatttaaatattgagcaataatatacattattaattacgtttacaatatgatgctattttatattttctttaaaacgtCAAAGTTTAGGCACATCACCATGGTTAGATTGTGTGTGATCTGCGGAAACGTCGATGGTGTTGATGGAGTTTCGTTGCACaggttacaataaatttattaacaacTCATACTAGACTTACACTAAAACTACTCAAAATGTAATGGTTAAATTAGGTTTCCAGCGAATGACCACCGGAGACGTCAGTGGGTGTTGTTTGTCGAGAACTGTGGTATAAATGCACAACAGATTTTGGCCAACTCAAAAGTGTGCTCGAGACATTTCGTACTAGGTCATGATTATGAAGCAGAAAcacatcatcgtcgtcgtctgTTCTCAAGAGCGGTGCCATCTTTAGTGAGTGTATCATgactatttttattaggtattccAATGACTCTGTTACAATTCTATACCAAACCACACATAAACATAACTTAGACTGTAGCAATTGTTTtaagttaacaattattattttatcttattccagcaacaatattacataatgtcATACGGTGTCTTTTATTTCTTAACATGCTTATAgacacatttaatttaattactttacaTTGAAATACCAATTATTCAATTCATATTACTATTCATccaatataataaagtttttcttctataatttaattgaactaataataataataataataataataataataataatacttttgttCTTTTTACACTTCCATTTCTACAGGTAGACGACAAGTGTGCGGTAGACCGCATACGACATGAATACCATAATTCTCTTTGCTTGTCATTTGGTTGCATTGTTATTAAATCTTCTACAAAACATTTGTTAACTGCTTTGGTTTTAGAAATggcaaaccaaaaaaatattttgaaaaattgctTTTTTCTGAACTTAAAGTTTTGTATGAGTTGACTAAACCTAGAGCATGAATATTTTACCACCAATTTTGTTTATAGCAGCAAAGTCATATACTAACATGTTCTGCACAGGCGTTAAATCTACTTGCTACAGCTGATACTGCCAAAATAGTTGATCAAGCCTATAATTCAATtgcaaaaattacatttaaaaagttatcaTCATCTTGGAATCTTCTTAGTCGTAGTACTGTATTCTCAGATTAAGTTTTTGATTCATGTAGTTGTAAATTTCCAGTTCCTAATTTGACAAGATGGGATTTGTTGTATGATGCTGTACATACAGTAGTTACAAATACACAGAATTTAGTCTTGGTgtttaatgagttaaaaatgaaaaaaatgaaaaaaaatgaatggagTTTCTTAAAAGAATATTGTAAGGTGATGGTTCCACTTGCAATTTCATTGGATAAATTGCAGGGTGAAAGGTCTTGTCATTTAGGTTTTATTGCCCCCACTATACTGACATTAAGACTATTGCTAatacaaatgaataatttagtCCACTGTAGACCTTtatgtttcaatattataagtagcTTAGAAAAAagatttgattataaattagatttaaaaaaaattaagagtaaatcatttattttatcaaatataagcCACCCAAAGTTTAAACTATCCTGGGCAGTGGCGGCGTGaacttattttttcaatgacGCAGTAAATGATTTTAACCCCACCTATCCACGTTTTATATCAAcaccaaaatatttgaaaaaacataaGATACTAAAAATAGATgcagtaatatttaattgttttcaatatacatataggtatataatacgtgtatatatatataaattataatacatatataaatatattataattattcatacagatattttattatatctttatatttatttgaataataatgatttttgtaaAAGTTCACTTGATTGAGCATATGTATCGAT
The DNA window shown above is from Acyrthosiphon pisum isolate AL4f unplaced genomic scaffold, pea_aphid_22Mar2018_4r6ur Scaffold_20960;HRSCAF=22641, whole genome shotgun sequence and carries:
- the LOC115034754 gene encoding uncharacterized protein LOC115034754, whose protein sequence is MSSEENAIIAIALALSLDEKKNQKSIDYSISSGTSSSFTSEKSRCLDSPLDFISPSSSKGCQTLKAWSEKTPRKVLLRHQLKIEKEARLKAEKTILALSNQLAEFNTVDNFLSLCEQHLSPSVLTIVKSHMVCKTRNPHGYRYTNDMKQLALTIYFLGPSVYRLLKSTLSLPSVRTLRRVNSILIELKELNKS